Proteins encoded by one window of Chryseobacterium foetidum:
- a CDS encoding WbqC family protein, with the protein MQNILLPVFYLPPISWFSEFLNDENEIIFEQFENFPKQTYRNRCNIYGANGRLSLIIPINHNGVRVYKDVEMSYRENWQHLHWKSIKTAYQSSPYFEYYEDKLVKMFETKEKFLLDFNLKSLEIIQQILKSQKAYSLNTEYIKNPEVLNFREKFSAKNESEYEMEEYYQTFSDKLGFIKDLSIIDLLCNKGPESATYIKNVKK; encoded by the coding sequence ATGCAGAATATACTACTACCGGTATTTTATTTACCACCGATTTCATGGTTTTCAGAATTTTTGAATGATGAAAATGAAATCATCTTCGAGCAGTTTGAGAACTTTCCAAAACAAACTTACAGAAACCGTTGCAACATCTACGGAGCCAACGGCAGGCTTTCGCTCATTATTCCAATCAATCACAACGGCGTGAGAGTTTATAAAGATGTTGAAATGTCTTATCGTGAAAACTGGCAGCATCTTCATTGGAAATCTATAAAAACAGCGTACCAGAGTTCACCTTATTTTGAATACTACGAAGATAAGCTGGTAAAGATGTTTGAGACAAAAGAAAAATTTCTTTTGGATTTTAATTTAAAAAGTCTTGAAATCATTCAGCAGATTCTGAAATCACAAAAGGCATATTCTTTGAATACAGAATACATCAAAAATCCGGAAGTATTGAATTTCAGAGAGAAATTTTCAGCAAAAAACGAGTCTGAATATGAGATGGAAGAGTATTATCAGACATTTTCAGATAAGCTTGGTTTTATCAAAGATTTATCCATAATTGATCTTCTTTGTAACAAAGGTCCGGAATCAGCTACTTATATTAAAAATGTAAAAAAATAA
- a CDS encoding S8 family serine peptidase: MKKLFLAAVFLTGFTMSYAQETSAKATDPKSDKDLMTWYHKDFATTKVYGVNTENAYKFLESKGLKPKTVIVGVLDSGVQVDHPGLAKNMWSNPNEVPNNGKDDDNNGYIDDIHGWSFIGGKNGDIDVDNMEVTRVVAKYKPIFEGDDSTRNKANQAKMPEEFAMYMKSKEMYGKKSVEGQQSVKLYTMIQESIPTMVKMLNGKPFTAETVKAIKPADQNEARALQVMTQVVNNPEFAGKSATDFEKTMKEQMKEALDHFTPMAQQYDINFDPRKEIVGDNYDDYSEKKYGNNHYEGPDATHGTHVAGIIAGLPQGKEVQYGVASKVAKIMSVRTVPNGDERDKDVANAIRYAVDNGAKVLNMSFGKPVSPGKNVVWDAFKYAEDKGVLLVKAAGNENQDVAEHTAYPTNFKNATDAAPFVSNVLVVGASTNDSASLRAGFSNYNKKMVNVFAPGQEIYSTTPKNEYQYLQGTSMASPVVAGAAAVLLAYMPNLTPAQIIESLTKSSNLSTVGTFADYSQAGGVIDLKKAAEYAFANYYKGNTGKASKPAKAAKKAVRK; this comes from the coding sequence ATGAAAAAATTATTCTTAGCAGCGGTTTTTCTTACAGGTTTCACCATGTCTTATGCACAGGAAACTTCTGCAAAAGCGACAGATCCGAAATCGGATAAAGATCTGATGACCTGGTATCACAAAGATTTTGCTACCACAAAAGTATACGGAGTAAACACGGAGAACGCTTATAAATTTTTAGAATCTAAAGGTTTAAAGCCAAAAACAGTTATTGTTGGTGTTTTAGACAGTGGTGTACAGGTAGATCATCCGGGATTGGCAAAAAATATGTGGTCAAATCCAAATGAAGTTCCAAACAATGGTAAAGATGATGATAACAACGGTTACATCGATGATATCCACGGATGGAGTTTTATTGGAGGAAAAAATGGCGACATCGATGTAGACAATATGGAAGTAACACGTGTTGTTGCGAAATACAAACCGATTTTTGAAGGTGATGACTCCACTAGGAATAAAGCTAATCAGGCAAAAATGCCGGAAGAATTTGCAATGTACATGAAGTCAAAAGAAATGTACGGCAAAAAAAGTGTTGAAGGACAACAGAGCGTGAAATTATATACTATGATTCAGGAATCAATTCCTACCATGGTAAAAATGCTGAATGGAAAGCCTTTCACTGCTGAAACGGTAAAAGCCATCAAACCGGCTGATCAAAATGAAGCCAGAGCTTTACAGGTAATGACTCAGGTGGTGAATAATCCTGAATTTGCCGGAAAATCTGCAACAGATTTCGAAAAGACAATGAAAGAGCAGATGAAAGAAGCGCTAGACCATTTTACACCAATGGCGCAGCAGTACGATATTAATTTCGATCCAAGAAAAGAAATTGTAGGAGACAACTATGACGATTATTCTGAGAAAAAATATGGTAATAACCATTATGAAGGTCCTGATGCGACACACGGGACTCACGTTGCCGGCATTATCGCAGGTCTTCCTCAGGGAAAAGAAGTTCAGTACGGTGTGGCTTCGAAAGTAGCAAAAATTATGTCTGTACGTACAGTGCCAAACGGTGATGAAAGAGATAAGGATGTTGCCAATGCAATCAGATACGCAGTAGACAATGGAGCGAAAGTTCTGAATATGTCTTTCGGAAAGCCGGTTTCTCCAGGTAAGAATGTAGTTTGGGATGCTTTTAAATATGCTGAGGATAAAGGTGTTCTTTTGGTAAAAGCTGCAGGAAACGAAAATCAGGATGTTGCTGAGCACACAGCATACCCTACCAACTTTAAAAATGCTACAGACGCAGCGCCTTTCGTAAGCAATGTTTTGGTAGTGGGAGCTAGTACAAATGACAGTGCATCTCTAAGAGCTGGTTTCTCTAACTATAACAAAAAAATGGTCAACGTTTTTGCTCCGGGTCAGGAAATTTATTCTACAACTCCAAAAAATGAGTACCAGTATTTACAGGGAACTTCAATGGCTTCTCCGGTAGTTGCGGGAGCTGCAGCAGTACTTCTGGCTTACATGCCAAATCTTACACCAGCTCAGATCATTGAGTCTTTAACAAAGTCAAGCAACCTGAGTACAGTAGGTACTTTCGCAGATTATTCTCAGGCCGGAGGTGTTATCGATCTTAAAAAAGCCGCAGAATATGCATTCGCAAATTATTATAAAGGAAATACAGGTAAAGCAAGTAAGCCTGCCAAAGCTGCAAAAAAGGCAGTGAGAAAATAA